Proteins found in one Paenibacillus sp. FSL R10-2782 genomic segment:
- a CDS encoding alpha/beta hydrolase: MEKVLCEGTTICYAEQGKGEPIILLHGFCGSSSYWDEVVPLLSQSYRCIVPDLRGHGRSDAPLGAYTIDQMANDVLKLQEQLDIPQAAWFGHSLGGYLTLSAVQRHPERLTAFGLIHSTAYADTEEGKEKRNKAVSAIQTEGITTFVDGLVPGLFAPEHVESLSDQVLKVKEIGYKTPPQGAVGTSLAMRERSDRRDVLSASTLPTLLVAGEQDQAVPPARTFTTDRAGVTQVTISKVGHMSLFEAPEQLAHAILTFLQQNIQQ, translated from the coding sequence ATGGAAAAGGTACTATGTGAAGGAACGACGATCTGCTATGCCGAACAGGGAAAAGGAGAGCCCATCATCCTGTTACACGGATTTTGTGGAAGCTCTTCCTATTGGGATGAGGTTGTTCCATTGCTGTCCCAAAGCTATCGCTGCATTGTTCCAGACTTGCGTGGTCATGGACGTAGCGATGCTCCGCTTGGAGCCTACACGATTGATCAAATGGCAAACGATGTGCTTAAGCTTCAAGAGCAACTGGACATCCCACAGGCTGCCTGGTTCGGTCATTCCCTCGGGGGCTATTTGACGCTTTCTGCGGTACAGCGCCATCCCGAGCGGCTTACAGCCTTCGGGCTGATTCACTCCACCGCCTATGCGGATACGGAGGAAGGAAAGGAAAAACGGAACAAGGCCGTATCCGCTATTCAAACAGAGGGAATTACCACATTTGTAGATGGACTCGTCCCCGGACTATTTGCTCCAGAACATGTAGAGTCCTTATCGGATCAGGTACTCAAGGTCAAAGAAATCGGTTATAAAACGCCGCCGCAAGGAGCCGTAGGCACATCTTTGGCTATGCGTGAGCGTTCTGACCGCCGCGACGTTCTGTCAGCCTCCACCTTGCCAACTCTGTTAGTGGCGGGTGAGCAGGATCAGGCGGTTCCTCCCGCCCGGACGTTTACGACAGATCGGGCCGGGGTCACTCAGGTCACAATATCTAAAGTTGGTCATATGAGCCTGTTCGAAGCGCCGGAACAATTGGCACATGCCATTTTGACATTTTTACAACAAAACATCCAGCAGTAA
- the yyaC gene encoding spore protease YyaC yields the protein MSLYNRASVSGRSPIDSNAEKTDREGLVPFFREIHSQHEMNKLTFVCIGTDRSSGDSLGPLVGTMLMGQGFPHVIGTMTEPCDADHLVSYLERIPQDHHVIAIDACLGQQGSAGMFLVAREPLTPARSVGLALPSVGDYSVAAIVNERSPKPYWTLQMTSLHLVMTMAAHIAHAASCGFGLRADSQEFPEGYRFRY from the coding sequence GTGTCTTTGTATAATCGGGCTTCCGTATCTGGGCGCTCTCCTATAGACAGTAATGCGGAAAAAACAGATCGCGAAGGGCTCGTACCGTTTTTTCGGGAAATTCATTCTCAGCATGAGATGAATAAGCTGACCTTTGTTTGTATCGGCACGGATCGTTCGTCAGGCGATTCACTGGGACCGCTGGTCGGCACCATGCTTATGGGACAGGGCTTTCCGCACGTGATCGGCACAATGACTGAGCCGTGCGACGCGGATCATCTGGTTTCGTATTTGGAGCGTATTCCCCAAGACCATCATGTGATTGCCATAGACGCTTGTCTGGGGCAGCAAGGATCGGCGGGGATGTTTCTGGTTGCCCGTGAGCCGTTAACTCCGGCGCGTTCGGTCGGACTGGCGCTGCCGTCTGTCGGAGATTACAGCGTCGCAGCTATTGTGAATGAGCGTAGTCCCAAACCCTACTGGACATTGCAAATGACATCACTACATCTCGTCATGACGATGGCTGCACACATCGCCCATGCTGCATCTTGTGGGTTTGGTTTAAGAGCAGATTCGCAAGAATTTCCAGAGGGCTACCGTTTCAGATATTGA
- a CDS encoding DUF1128 domain-containing protein encodes MDLSVPSHANIEHMIEGIKTKLRMASGAAMQSSAFSLEQYEDLRDVYDMVINKPNLSISEVEAIVSELGRLRNPS; translated from the coding sequence ATGGATTTGTCTGTACCGTCTCATGCCAACATTGAACATATGATTGAAGGCATCAAAACCAAGCTTCGTATGGCGAGTGGCGCTGCTATGCAGTCCTCCGCTTTCTCTCTGGAGCAATACGAGGATCTCCGTGATGTCTATGATATGGTGATAAACAAGCCTAATCTGAGTATTTCAGAAGTCGAGGCCATCGTCTCCGAGCTGGGAAGATTACGTAATCCCTCCTAA
- a CDS encoding phosphatase PAP2 family protein, giving the protein MGALFFIILFWISSRMSFLLPCVLGALLILPIGLSRIYLGVHCPTDIVGGYIA; this is encoded by the coding sequence ATAGGAGCTTTATTTTTTATCATTCTCTTCTGGATTTCTTCGCGGATGTCTTTCCTCCTTCCTTGCGTACTTGGCGCGCTTTTGATTCTCCCGATTGGGCTAAGCCGTATCTATCTGGGGGTTCACTGTCCAACCGACATCGTGGGCGGTTATATTGCCTGA
- a CDS encoding GlsB/YeaQ/YmgE family stress response membrane protein, whose product MWGIVLSIVMAIIIGLIGDALAGHEMPGGIAGSMIAGFVGAWLGVTLLGNWGPVIGDFAVIPAILGTALFVFLLGLVSRLLRRAT is encoded by the coding sequence GTGTGGGGAATAGTATTAAGTATTGTAATGGCTATTATTATCGGATTGATTGGCGACGCGCTCGCTGGCCATGAAATGCCCGGTGGCATTGCAGGCTCTATGATCGCCGGATTTGTAGGAGCTTGGCTCGGTGTCACGCTGTTGGGAAACTGGGGTCCGGTCATCGGTGATTTTGCAGTCATTCCCGCCATACTCGGAACCGCATTATTTGTGTTCCTGCTCGGACTTGTGTCCAGGCTTTTAAGAAGGGCTACCTAA
- a CDS encoding YtxH domain-containing protein, translating into MSNIDNQNTVGNTSSFAKGLFIGGLIGAAAALLFAPKPGRDLRSDLSDKITVVADKTKDVASVVSNKATDLAKTVSTKTGDVAKTASGSKDIILSSVARASADVADEAVKADQEIKDAAAQAAKETQKQLNTTS; encoded by the coding sequence ATGAGTAACATTGATAATCAAAATACAGTAGGTAATACTTCAAGCTTTGCAAAAGGTTTATTTATCGGAGGTTTGATTGGTGCTGCGGCAGCCCTGCTGTTCGCTCCTAAACCGGGTCGAGATTTGCGCAGCGATTTGTCTGATAAAATTACAGTGGTTGCCGATAAAACAAAAGACGTTGCATCTGTAGTCAGCAACAAAGCAACGGATCTGGCTAAAACGGTTTCCACTAAAACAGGAGATGTAGCTAAAACCGCATCCGGTAGCAAAGACATTATTTTATCCAGCGTAGCCAGAGCCTCTGCCGATGTTGCTGATGAAGCAGTCAAGGCTGATCAAGAAATTAAGGATGCAGCGGCCCAAGCTGCCAAGGAAACGCAAAAACAATTAAACACTACTTCCTAA